The genomic stretch GTCTTCTCCTATCCGCCATGCAGCCAGTCTACAGACGTACCTAGAGAGTGAATACAACATGTGTTGCTATGAAGTCAAAAGTAGACATAACCGAGAGACACTAAAAGTCCATGTGTCAATGAGGGTCACCTCCCCACCATTTTTCctaagtgattaaaaaaataaataaataaagcgatAGAAATGCGCAAGGGTAATATTGTTTAACGAGGGTTTAAAAATAACGGGACAGATATCCTGACTCAGAAGTCACTGATGTTTCCATTGAAATGCTGACCTGGTTTTCAAATGAAAGAATACTAACCTAAGAAAATTTCCGTCTGAAGGACCTTTCATACATGACGAGGAAAAaatcccaccccaccctatcTTTTCACAGGTTCCGGGATTCACAAATTTCGACATCGTCTTAAAttgattgtatttttctgtctccGATAGATTGGTGTTTAAAGTGTTTGAGTCTTGGACATACATTTCATTCTGCATGACATTCATTTGCAGACTGCAGTCACCTGCTCAAGGCCGGCTACAACGTTAGCGGGACGCACGTGCTATGGATGAACGCCTCGGCCTCGTTTTTTGTGAGTGGGACGCACGTGGCACGTGACCACGTCACGCTGTGTAACGTGTGACTAACGCTTAGagccaagagagagaaagatttttatttttaaagatgtgcagttctgtaaaacatgttttcccTAGGACACCATGGCAGATGCAGATAACAGCTGGAAGTTCACACCTCGTCAAACAGACGTAACCCTCTCGTTGTGTCCTCTATGCGCGATGTTTACAAGAGAAGaagttctatatatatatataggaatataattatttcttccCATGTTATACCACTGTTCCATTCCACTACACCCCACCTTCACACATTATTTCTGTGACTTAAAAACGGAAGCGCATGTATATGTTACAAGATGTCTGCTatggatgtcacgtgatgttgacCGGTTTGTTGTCCTCAGATCGACTGCGAGTTCGTCGATGGTCAGGCCTACAACGTCATCCAGCGCCGGGTGGACAACGTCGTCGACTTCCGCCAGCCTTACAACGTGTACACTGTGGGCTTCGGACAGACCCAGGGTAGCTACTGGGCCGGTCTCAACTCCATCAACTACCTCACCTACACGGGTTAGTGATGCTGATACTGATTGCAAGATTCCTATAAACCGATGTAACCCTGAAGACACCCGACTAGCGAGAGCAGCTCACCCACGTGCAGTTCTCTCCGCCACGAGCTGGATTAACATTCAACTTCCGTCTTGGCGTTTGCATGGAACACTAAGCGTTTCCATCTTCGCCAGGAACTGTAATAAAATGGCGAATTGTAACTTTGTGCGGTTGCAGGGAACACCAAGCTGGTCATCTACATGCAGGACTGGTCGGGACACAACCAGAACGTCATGTACTCCTACTTCCGGGTGGACGGGTCGCAGTATCGCTACCAGATGCACGTGAGCGGCTTCAGCGGCAGCATACCCGACGACCTCAGCTACCATAACGGGATGGTGTTCGCCACCTACGACTACCCCGACACCTACAGCTGCGCCGTGCACATGGGCGCCGGGTGGTGGTACAACTACTGCGCCTACACACTGCTCAACGGCCGCTACTACTACGGGGGGAAGTACGTTCCCTCCACGGGCTTCTACGACGGAATCTTTTGGAAAAGTTGGCAAGGCTTCGACTACTCACTCAAGTTCGTGTCCATGCAACTAACCAGTGGCTGACCAGTGACTGAAGGACAGTTGCCACCCACCAAGAGGTCtatgggtggggtgggtgggaggggttCGATGCTTGCTttgctataattatttttaccgTTGGCAGAAGAAACCATTCGGCAGAATGTAGGATAGAAGCAGAAATCATGTCCAGCGGTTTGATGGGGTCGTTGTGGGTAGTACTTGTAGAGTGGGTAGTACTTGTGGAGTGGGTAGTACTTGTAGAGTGGGTAGTACTTGTATGGAGTAGGTACTGCACAAAAGGCACATTTAGTAATTCACAGTACTTGTATGAAGTGTAGACCTGCTCTCCAGTAGCCTTATAATCGGACATTGTACTGTGTGGCAGCGAGGAGACAGCTCCAGTCTATCATCAGACGCCGCATCATTCCAACACCAAGAACTGTGGGGAAGCCATGGACAGAAGCAGTATTATATTTCTGTAGTGTGTCAATCCCAGAGATGATTATTATTCTCATACCGCCGATATCCTACTCTGCCACATCAGCTCACTTTGCAtgatctttgtgtttttattttattttgtaatgggTGTAATATCTTAATAAAGGAATCTGAAGCTGCCAGAAAGACGAggctttttctttcatttttgtgcaAGATCgtagcacaaacacaaacatgatcTCAGTCATTCTACCACACAATGATTAACACACcgatttttccaagtatggtaTGAATCATCTCGTGACATGGAGTAAAATGGAAACAGGAAAGATGATTTGACTCTTAAACGGAACTcgataataaaaatgatttctgaCGATGACCAACTTTACTGATTATTGTGGACAATTATACTCGGGAAGTTTgttcagatacaaaaataaaacaataaaacaagtgCCAGTCACAAGATAAAGATGACAAGATAAGTATACGGCTGTGCATCATAGAAAACTTACAAACAAATCTTCTATTTAGACCAATCGTAAGACACATCATCACACTGACAACTCATCTCTGGCTGATTGGCTGGATAGCTGGACGGCTGAGGGAAGTCAGCAACTTGTGTGGACATTTCAATACAAATGACCATATTGCATTCaaaggaatgtgtgtgaacaaactATCATCACTGGGACACGTGTTAACACATGATTACTTATGTTTAATAGAATGATGTGTACATATCTTAATCAGATGCTCACCTGACCAGCAGGTAGATGTTTCCACTATTCGGCATGGCAAGAAAGGACTGCTTAGCTCAGATCGCTCTCTGTGATGAAAGACAAGAAGATTTAGGATGAGAACTTTAAGCGGATGAGCAATGACAATAGTTTTGTTCCAAGGTAAAAACCAATTTCAGATAACCTTAGTCATCGAGATCAGCAGGACATGTTGTGTCTGGCATACAAGAACAGCCTCTGTCCCAAAGGAAGACGTGTACTTACTTAGCGGCATCAAGTAAGACAGAGGTCGGGATCAGGAACTTAAAGATAGGTTTATAATattccttccccacccccagcAACATTTTAGGCCCGGGAGTtaagtttttttcaaataaaacttttaaagcaaaatgtttgctgACTAAAAATTCCTCCAGTTTTTGTGGGAACTGTCCGCTGTTTGGGCACATAAATGGGACGAAGGCGAGGGAAAGACTGCGAAAACTTTATTCAATAGGGCTCTGCCttctttttgtaaacaaatatacatgGTAAATGCTATCCGATTATCGCAAACTAAAATTTCCCTTATATAAGAatatactactaataataataatgtaaataacgacatcagcaaagaaaaaaaaaaaagggggggggtcGCCAACTGAATAAAACACatccaaaacacaaaacacaaaagtgtGACACTGTCTCCCTTTACTTCTGTATCCCAAAGGTAATTCACTGTTAAATACCTTGATTTCAAACGGGCTTTAGACTGGACTCATCTATCGGTGCCTTGTCACACCCACATGTTCACAGGGTCGAGCCGGCCATCCACCATCTTCAGGCCGTGAGAGTGTGAAAACTCCTGGAGCACAGCGAAACAAGCAATTGCTAGAAGCCTTTTAGAAACATGTCCTGTCACACAATAATTCCCACAATGACAGTAACCTTGAAACAGGTGAACTCGTGGCGACACACGGCCACAGTTAGTCACCTGCATGGAACATTCCCATCATGCCAAGCAGTTTCATGTTTTTCGTCCAGCTCGGTTCCCGAAGTAAATATTTCGTGATAACGTGAGCCTCTGAGAAATAATATTAGGACACTACTGGACAGTCCTGACAGTACATCGATTTTCTTGTTCCTTGAAGAAGTATGTTACATACTTATGTAATGAAATGAAGTGGAATATTCACAACAGCAGTCGGCAGaaactggaatttttttaatagattggATTCTCaaggtgaagaaaaataatgcagaCCCTGTGCTGTTAGGGAgtcggggtgggtgggagagaaacacgtgaaaaaacaaattcttatgTGAGATCAGTTGACGAGTGTTGTTAGTTTGCAGTCAATGGACTTGGAGAGTGAACAACACGAGAAAAGCAGGGTCAGCCCACAGACAGACTGAGTATTGAAGTTTACAATAGTTCATCAAATGATGGCACAAACCGTGCGAACTccttgagtgagagagataagGCAAAGTAAGGTGGTTGACATTTCCCCACAGTCACCTTTAACACAAAGTGCACCTACTTCCCCCCTCCCCATGCTGGGCTTGTGTAAACAATCTCACAGACCTCAGTCTGCCATGTCAGCTCGGGTCTCATTATACAAATATACCAGACTTGCTAGCCacccctaccctaaccctaactctacAGTTTCTCAGCCATGTGAAGGTGAAGAACAAAGATAATGGGATCCTGGTAAAAAGATGAGGAAGTGGAACACGGGGTGGAGCGTTGTGTGGACCCTTAATTAACTGCCTTAATAAACCGGGAGAAAGGGTAttactgtaatttaaaaattaggTCAGGTAGGGAGGGCCACCAGCCCCGAGAAATGCACTTGTTCCTAGAAACTTTCTTTTACCTGTTGCGGTGACTGTTGCTTGCGAGACATTGCGATAAACACTTATATGTATAAAATGTGCAGTGGTCATATTCACGCTTTTTTAAGCTtttgtgttcattattttataataatcgCCATCCACTTTATTCATTAAGATTTTTAATTGGTGTAGGGGGCATTGGTACTAGGAGgctactttaaaagaaaaataaaaacctgtacGGATGCTGGATGCTACTCTGCCTTGACTACTAGATTGGAAAACTcaagacaagggagataacacggACAGTATAATCGCTGTATAAAACGAAGTAGACTCCCCTTGTGTAACTTGGCAGTGGCTCTCTAAGGGTTTGATATGACCAGGTGCCATTGTTAATTAACTCAGGGTCCATTAGAAAAGCTGCAGTATCTTCTGCATATTCCACTTCTCTCAGTAGCTCAGTGCTTAATGGATgtaatgctctctctctctcacacatcaaTACGTTCATACTTATCAGTTGTGATGTATTGAAGACATGACTTCCTTGCGAGCTCAGGTTCGCTTGCTTCAGACAAAGCTGGAGAGTCCAAGAGTAGCATTCACCGTGTCTGTCGATGAAGCTTCACCAGCTGTCCCGGCATCGGATGTCCTCAAGAGAAATGGCCACGAGGTCATCTTGTGTCACAATGATGGCAGCATGCGGTTCCTCACCTGTACTGCTGCGGTCAGTCTTCACTCCGGCGACTTGGTCACAGTCGCTCAAGGAGGTAGTCTGGGCTCCATCTACGCTGGAGTCGGTTTTCTCAGGTTTCAGAATTAATTAGCAGCAACTGTGGCCTAATCATCGAAATGAACCAAGTAGCTATGACAATGATGGGTTTAATGACTTCAGGATGTTCCAGACAAAGACAGGGCGATGGCGGCTTCACGATGTTTGAAGCATCaggattgtgtttgtgttctgaTGTCAGTTGTAGTGTTTGAACTATTCgttcaacatttattttgtgttcgCTTGTTGAAACATCcttaatctttctctctctacagtCAGCTGTGTAGCTTGTAGAATGTTTTTCTGTTGAGATTAGTTACAAGCCACAGTCCACATTAAGGTCAGCGCATGTAGTCTTTGTTTGTTCGCAGATCGTCATCATAGGTttgaacaattatttttatacttcatGAGACTTCTTGTGAAATTTCTctaaaattttctgaaatttgaatttttattttgttttgtcggtGTGTGTGCACAATGCTCTCTTGTTATTTGTGCTTCTGCACTGAGGCCCATGAGGCCATTATTCTTTATATCCTAAGCTGaggaaagacttttttttaacacggtcgatgattttttaaaatagaaagtaaataataatggtaatattgttacttttcaattttttaaaatccagaaCGATGCTTACAGTATTTGGTGTGccgaaaagaacaaaatcacagCAAAGGATAAGAAAGTCATCACATATCACTTGCAGAGAAAACGTGTCACCTTAGAAACTGTTAACTCTTAAAATCGAACGAAAATTTCTGTTCTAGTTATGCGATACTCTGTTCCTTTCAAAATTACAGTTTCACCTGGGAAGACCAAACTACATTTTACTCAGTGGGACCTTGATTCTCTCCTGCACGAGAGTCTGTTGACTTTCTCACACCTGGCACAAGTACAGCACGAACGCTGAGATGTTCCTTGTCTGACAAGATTTATTTCCACAGTTGTACGCCAGTCACGAGACAGGTAAACACATGCAGCAGCGCCAGACTCCACATTCAATCAGCGTTAATGAGGTTAATTAAGACTTGAACCCAGACTAGCATAGCAAAGAACTAACCAATGTTTTTATGACATTCAGAAAGGTCTAGACACTCGATTGTTCTCCTTTGCTCTGAGAAGCCGCCGATGCTTCTTTAGGTTTGGATTTTCATCAAACACTAATAAATTCTTTGTACTATCAGCAATTACTGAGGATTAACTAGTgcaaagagtaaataaaatagttttgtttcaCGAAGTCACTCAAAAAGATCAAGACTCAGTTTGCATCTCCTCCGAGAACTCCAAAGCATCTTCCGGTGTGGATTTCCATCAAACAAGACCGTTAAAAAATTCTTGAAacaatttctgttaaaaaagcCCACTAAAACCGTTGGAATAAACACTCCTATCTACTTCTACTTCAGAAAGTCGAATTAGGTTTTTTCCCCATTTGTTTGAAATGAAGTAACATAAGTTGTAAAATAAGTGTGGAAATTACAaatgaaatttataaataaataactaaatagcTACATCGTTGACAATGACTTCATGATCGCACGACTTGTGCGTACAGATGagtttgtagtgtgtgtgacaggtgaCTATGGAGAGaaaacatcagttttgtttcCGATTTATCTTAAAGTTCATTATTTATATGCGCTGGGTGTCGGCGTCAGcacaagagaaggaagggagTGATTGTGTCCCCTGACAAATGTAGGCGGCGACAGATGGCTACGTCACGATGGTGCAGCCTGCGACTACAGCAGCGCCTCCTTGGGTTTGTTGGCCAACTCCGCCTGCTGCTGGCGGTACGCCTCGGCCTGGCGCAGCATCTCCTGCTGCATCTTCAACATCTGCTTGGCGTCGCGCCGCCTGGCGACAATGTACTCGGGGTACGTCAAGTACCCGTCTTTGTCCACGTCATCCGTCTCCAAAACCTTGTCCACGACCTCTGTCAACAAACGATGTCATGTCCGTCTGATACACATCCATAGTCTGCCTTGACTTCCATTTCatatttattgtcattatcCTACGTCTACATCCATTATTCTATTCATTGTCATTATACcgtgtcttctttttttctttcttctttttttctttttttttttaaactgtctgcATCATTTTCTATCCTTCCACGCGATTCGTCAATATTTACAATCTCAACAAACGGGACTGTCGAAAGCGAACAAAAGCTTCTACCGAGAACTAAGCAAGTACTTTGCCCCTTGTCTCTATCCATTTCCACTGTCTACTTCCATCCATTGTTACTAAGTTCTCTCCATTattactcattttctttctggcTTCCTGTCAATATCCGCCACCCTTGCTTTAACATCTTTCTCCTACTTAGAAGTTGTCACTTTTAATATTCTCTAATACGAAGATAAATTATTCTGGGTCTTAAAAAGACAGGTAAAAACTACTCACGCACAATGCCCTGCATAAACTGCAGGTACCTCTCCTTCTTCAGCTTGGCGATGTCGGGGGCCGTCTTGCCCTGCATCTCAAACGGCATCAGTTCCGGCGGCTGCATCATGTGGGTCAAGGCCTTCATGATCTCCTGGCCGTCCAGCAAGGTGTCGTTGTTGCTGTCGTGCAGCCTGACGGACAGCAAGACAATCAAAGGATCCCTTAGCTACCTTGTCTTAggatcacatacacacaaatatttgtataattatatcAACATGCAGACGGCACAGAACACACacaatgcaacaaaaaagataattggAAGAGTTATTCTCAGAAATGGTGACAGATGTTACAAAACAGCTCTGTCACGAAAATTATTGCCAAGACAATCTAAAATTCTACTTAAttaattgcagaaaaaatataataaataacagtaaaaagaCGCACCGGAAATAGTGGAACTCCATCTCTTCTGGTGACAGgtccttgttgatgttgatCTCATTTTTCAAGTGTTCTCTGAGGTGCCTGAGAAATAAATCCCACAGGTGACCCACCACAGCAGATCAGAAAGAATCAAAAGTAagacttttaaataattaagtttTCTTAATTAAGCAGAAACTTGCGAGAAAATATCTGCGATgctattaacaaaaaataaaaaaaactaataaggGGAAGCAACATCCTCGTTCTCTGTAAGGAACGTATTTCAGAGTTATCTACCATAGCACTATCAGGCTTTCTGCAGCAtcgcagtgtgtgtgtgatatcctgtctgttattattataatcatcaaTTTGTATTTTTCCAGGCAGTCTCTTGGTAAGAAAGGAAAGACCATTGATGTGAAACTAAAGGACAGACCCTGGCTGACTCGCCATACCGCACATGGCAGCTGTGTACATGGCCGGCTGTCTGGCTGTCAATATAATCTAAGCTGATGGTTCTGAGTAAAACAATAATGCTCTCCTTTCcaatccccatccccatcccccaacTCTGCTAGTTCTGCTTGAATGCGATCACCTGCCTTACTGCAACTCCACCTCCAAACTTTGTCAATATTTGGGACTGCCTGCCACTGtagtttcatatttttgatatttttttaatttcaagactaaggtttgtaaaattttattttcaatatctGTTCTTGTTTCACGCTGGTTTGTATGAAATTACGAGTGGTGAGATGGCTGCGTGGTGGTTTCAGCAATTCTATTACAGCGCAGGATCTGTCCAATAGTTTTAGGCCAGTGGACAGGACAACAAGCACAAACATCTTCAAACAAGTCACAAAAGGCCGCTTTCTGGGTGTGATAAAGCAAGAAATTATGGGCATGACACAGTCAGAAAACAAGAGCGAAGAGCAATATTAATGGGTGTCATGAACGAGGAGGAGGTTGAGTGGGGGAGTCGCAACACATCAAAGTCTGGATGTTACCAAgaacaaatcacgtgacaagaaAAGTAAACTTCAAAGGTTTTGAAGACAAATTTTCCAAGCCCattatgaacaaagaaaacCGGTTCTGAGATCTAGAACTTTCTCTAGTATCAGCTAttgaaaacagtttcaaaagcacatcttttcccatttttgtttgttttctggatTGTGCAGGTTTCAAATGTTTAcatgaaatacatttaaaaattaataataaataataattgctTGTTTCTCTTCATTCTATTTTCATAGCATTTTATGACCATATTAATAGAGAAATCATGTTTAATCTATTCGTTATTGCAAATTGatgattaattattaatagTAACCTAGCAATAATTCAAATGATCAATACGAATTCATAATGGGGCTGATTTACAGTTCAGCAATACTCTTGAGTAAATGAATGTGAATACACTGTCTTCTGTCGACAACATATTTGCAAGTAagatgaattattattatttaattaattaatttatttatttatttgcattctCTCAGCTCAAAACGTTTAAGCTTACTCTTGATTTCCGACCACGTTTGGATCGTGAAAGCTTGTAGGTGGCTGCTGCATATTTTCGCTGTGATGACCCgcatgacctttcaccttccAAGAGGTCATGATCAGCAATAGGGCGCAGCAAGCAACCGAGGAACCCACTTTAGTCACCATCGTCAGCAGCATGAAGCGGTGAGGTCACAGGTCGCCTGGGTGAGCAATAATAAACGAAGAAGAGacaattacaaacataaaatcacACAATTCAAGATGTCAGCTCATTCCATTAGCTATGACTATAAATGTCAGTGACTCGTTTCCCCATTGCCTAGCTGTCCGGCGGTGTGATGTGTGTCACGGAGGAGTATGTTATGTGTCCCTCGTGTCTGCTACAAGTCCAGAGCTAAGGTAAGTGGAAGCTGAAACACGCTGAGGTCAAAGTTTACGACATCGACGACTACCGGTAGTGACATGCATGAGTGATTGCAGCCGGAGACGCCATTGACCTCTGTGGGTCTTCAAGATGAGGCTGCAGTGTAGCCACACACTTACACGTACATCATCTGTGAGTCGTCTGCTCGCTGCTGAGTGTAATTATCATCGGTTTACAACGGAAATCCACTTTGTGTTCATAGATTAACAAGTGTACTGTAGGTTCACACTGTTCACATTACACTTATTACTAGCTTACACgcacttcgtagtgtatttaatAACGGCTGTGTCAATAGATTAACAAGTGTACTGTAGGTTCACATATTACACTTATCACTAGCTTACACGCACGTAAGTCCACGGGTATAGCCAATGACTAATGATCAAAGACTGTTTATCAGCGGTTTTCACACTGTATATTGTATACATCCATTCTGGTTAGTGGACGCAAGTTTCATCACACATACCTGACAAGGTATGGTCGCTGCACCCGCTGACATCATCTCGTTGTCAGTGCACACCATTCATACATTTTACAGTTACATACATCTTACATTCACATACATTGtacatttacatacattttACCGTTACATACATTGTACATTTGTACAGGCTGCATGTGGCAGCTTCACGAAGCTCTCGACTTTGCGAGGGCAAAGCATCCTTACACGACATgaacaaacatattttctatgttaatttatttacgaGGAGGAGGCGCAGGGCTGTCacgattcacacacacaacgctGAGCGTGACCTGTCAAGCGTGACAACCAGGCGGTCAGCCATATTGCACCTTCTCTGGCAGCATCCAGTCTCCGCCGGAGTCATTAGTTAATAACACGagttaataatgataatcatcacaataataataagtacagTCGGTGGTTGCAATCAAACACAAGCCAAGGCTACTCACCGGAGTCGTTGATACGCAGCAGACCAAAGTCCCACGTGACTCACTGACAGACGTCTTACCTGCAGCAGGTGAGAGAGGCTGACGGGAAAGTCCAAAGGACCAGCGTGTGCGGGACCGTGTCGTGGCAAGACAGTTGGGGGTGAaggggttgggggaaggggcTTGCTAGCAAGTACAGGGCTTCATCTGCGGCTCGTCGTTTGGAAAACGCTGGTGTGGTAATAAACTCAACCACTCCGCCATTTTGTCGACTGCATTGCTTTGTTGAGCTGTGTATTTGTCAACAAAACCTAGGCCTTTGTCCATGGCCAACATCCGGTTTAGGATAAACAGGACGatactatattttattatcaactAACATAGGCTGTAAAGGTTATTATCGGCAAACATCAGCTCAGAGGTCGTGACTGTGAAGCCACTCGCCTCTCACACGCGCGTGCAAACAGAATATTGTAAACTCATCAGAGCTCAGATGTTGCGATGTAAGGAGTGTGAGACTAAAGcggtgtgtaagtgtgtgagtgaaggagagagagagggtgggtgtTGGTTCTCCAAAGGGCTAACGTCTGTCGTTCTGATCCTCCAATATTCTAGTTTTCTGTCTGTGAAGAGGTTTAAGtctgtttgcttctttcttttaacttgaAGACACATTCCTGCTCACGTGTCATCTCACAAGGGGGAACCTGTACAGGTGGGTGCTTTAATTGCTGTAAGGGTAGTTACATGTGGCAGCAAGACGTATGTGAGGTGTATGGGAGGCGAGGAGGCCAGGAGGGAGGCACCTAGCGACTCAGCCACACAACTCGCTCCACGACATCCTCCCGCCCTGACGTCACCAAACTGCCAACTGTCCACGTGCCCCGGGGGCTCATCTGCTGCACTTGAAGCCAGTCGCCAGTCTCGTTAATGATGAAAAATCACCTGTCAACAGACCTACACGCTGACTTCCTTTCTCAACGCGAGCATGCGCGGAAGATGACTTCCGCCTCTCGATACCCACGCACGCTACTTCCTGCTTCAGCAGCCGCCGAACTCAGCTGGCGAGTCAGTTCgaagtatttttaaagaatCGATCTTCCAATAATAATCCAGTCACTAGTCATCATAACTCAGTCCAGTGAATATTTTACAACATTTTCCCCGACACTCTGATTTCACAAATGTCTTCTCATCTCATTTACCTGACGATGGGCGCTGCTGACATCAGTTACACTTCATTACAGCCACAGACAGACCACGTGTACCCCGGGTGACGGCACGAGACAGGGAACTggacacagcaacagcagccgaCTGAACGATGGAGGCTTTGCACCTTCGTAGTCGATGCCGTGCGAGTTTTAATGTTTAGTGTGTAGTTTACATGTCATTATGATTTGTGTCAAGAGTACAACTGGTGATTAGTGTAGATGTCACAGATGCCTTGATGGTTAGTGTGTCACGTACACAGGTCGTCAGGGTCACTGTTGACATTCGATATTCGATAGATGAGTATGCGGTTAGTGTAGAGGTGACATGTGTCATTACAGATATGAGTATGTAATAAGT from Pomacea canaliculata isolate SZHN2017 linkage group LG8, ASM307304v1, whole genome shotgun sequence encodes the following:
- the LOC112569769 gene encoding angiopoietin-related protein 1-like, with the protein product MATHRPTPRTTAVVLMLMVVWGAAVHAVVTPGGKILNLHDPVKYKDCSHLLKAGYNVSGTHVLWMNASASFFIDCEFVDGQAYNVIQRRVDNVVDFRQPYNVYTVGFGQTQGSYWAGLNSINYLTYTGNTKLVIYMQDWSGHNQNVMYSYFRVDGSQYRYQMHVSGFSGSIPDDLSYHNGMVFATYDYPDTYSCAVHMGAGWWYNYCAYTLLNGRYYYGGKYVPSTGFYDGIFWKSWQGFDYSLKFVSMQLTSG
- the LOC112571087 gene encoding multiple coagulation factor deficiency protein 2-like, translating into MLLTMVTKVGSSVACCALLLIMTSWKVKGHAGHHSENMQQPPTSFHDPNVVGNQEHLREHLKNEININKDLSPEEMEFHYFRLHDSNNDTLLDGQEIMKALTHMMQPPELMPFEMQGKTAPDIAKLKKERYLQFMQGIVQVVDKVLETDDVDKDGYLTYPEYIVARRRDAKQMLKMQQEMLRQAEAYRQQQAELANKPKEALL